In Chlorocebus sabaeus isolate Y175 chromosome 19, mChlSab1.0.hap1, whole genome shotgun sequence, a single genomic region encodes these proteins:
- the XBP1 gene encoding LOW QUALITY PROTEIN: X-box-binding protein 1 (The sequence of the model RefSeq protein was modified relative to this genomic sequence to represent the inferred CDS: deleted 2 bases in 1 codon), protein MVVVAAAPSPADGAPKVLLLSGQPASAAGAPAGQALPLMVPAQRGASPEAASGGLPQARKRQRLTHLSPEEKALRRKLKNRVAAQTARDRKKARMSELEQQVVDLEEENQKLLLENQLLREKTHGLVVENQELRQRLGMDALVAEEEAEAKGNGVRPVAGSAERSTQTTCTSAAGAGPVVTPPEHLPMDSGGIDSSDSESDILLGILDNLDPVMFFKCPSPESASLEELPEVYPEGPSSLPASLSLSVGTSSAKLEAINELIRFDHIYTKPLVLEIPSETESQANVVVKIEEAPLSPSENDRPEFIVSVKEEPVEDDLIPELGISNLLSSGHCPKPSSCLLDAYSDCGYGGSLSPLSDMSSLLGVNHSWEDTFANELFPQLISV, encoded by the exons atggtggtggtggcagcCGCACCGAGTCCGGCCGACGGGGCCCCTAAAGTACTGCTTCTGTCGGGGCAGCCCGCCTCCGCCGCCGGAGCCCCGGCCGGCCAGGCCCTGCCGCTCATGgtgccagcccagagaggggccaGCCCGGAGGCAGCGAGCGGGGGGCTGCCCCAGGCGCGCAAGCGGCAGCGCCTCACGCACCTGAGCCCCGAGGAGAAGGCGCTGAGGAG GAAACTGAAAAACAGAGTAGCAGCTCAGACTGCCAGAGATCGAAAGAAAGCTCGAATGAGCGAGCTGGAACAGCAAGTGGTAGATTTAGAAGAAGAG AACCAAAAACTTTTGCTAGAAAATCAGCTTTTACGAGAGAAAACTCACGGCCTTGTAGTTGAGAACCAGGAGTTAAGACAGCGCCTGGGGATGGATGCCCTGGTTGCTGAAGAGGAGGCGGAAGCCAAG GGGAATGGAGTGAGGCCAGTGGCCGGGTCTGCTGAG CGCAGCACTCAGACTACGTGCACCTCTGCAGCAGGTGCAGGCCCAGTTGTCACCCCTCCAGAACATCTCCCCATGGATTCTGGCGGTATTGACTCTTCAGATTCAGAG TCTGATATCCTGTTGGGCATTCTGGACAACTTGGACCCAGTCATGTTCTTCAAATGCCCTTCCCCAGAGTCTGCCAGCCTGGAGGAGCTCCCAGAGGTCTACCCAGAAGGACCCAGTTCCTTACCAGCCTCCCTTTCTCTGTCAGTGGGGACGTCATCAGCCAAGCTGGAAGCCATTAATGAACTAATTCGTTTTGACCACATATATACCAAGCCCCTGGTCTTAGAGATACCCTCTGAGACAGAGAGCCAAGCTAATGTGGTAGTGAAAATCGAGGAAGCACCTCTCAGCCCCTCAGAGAATGATCGCCCTGAATTCATTGTCTCAGTGAAGGAAGAACCTGTAGAAGATGACCTCATTCCAGAGCTGGGTATCTCAAATCTGCTTTCATCCGGCCACTGCCCGAAACCATCTTCCTGCCTACTGGATGCTTACAGTGACTGTGGATATGGGGGCTCCCTTTCCCCCCTCAGTGACATGTCCTCTCTGCTTGGTGTAAACCATTCTTGGGAGGACACTTTTGCCAATGAACTTTTTCCCCAGCTGATTAGTGTCTAA